A genomic stretch from Prionailurus bengalensis isolate Pbe53 chromosome E2, Fcat_Pben_1.1_paternal_pri, whole genome shotgun sequence includes:
- the LOC122494286 gene encoding 40S ribosomal protein S6-like, translating into MKLNISFPATGCQKLIEVDDERKLRTLYEKRMATEVAADALGEEWKGYVVRISGGNDKQGFPMKQGVLTHGRVHLLLSKGHSCYRPRRTGERKHKSVRGCIVDANLSVLNLVIVKKGEKDIPGLIDTTVPRRLGPKRASRIRKLFNLSKEDDVRQYVVRKPLNKEGKKPRTKAPKIQRLVTPRVLQHKRRRIALKKQHTKKNKEEAAEYAKLLAKRMKEAKEKRQEQIAKRRRLSSLRASTSKSESSQK; encoded by the coding sequence ATGAAGCTGAACATCTCTTTCCCAGCTACTGGCTGCCAGAAACTCATTGAAGTGGACGATGAACGCAAACTTCGTACCCTTTATGAGAAGCGAATGGCCACAGAAGTTGCTGCTGATGCTTTAGGGGAAGAATGGAAGGGTTACGTGGTACGAATCAGTGGTGGCAATGACAAACAAGGCTTCCCCATGAAGCAGGGTGTCTTGACCCATGGCCGTGTCCACCTACTGCTGAGTAAGGGGCATTCCTGCTACCGACCACGGAGGactggagaaagaaagcacaaatcTGTTCGGGGTTGCATCGTGGATGCCAATCTCAGTGTTCTCAACTTGGTCATTGTGAAAAAAGGGGAGAAGGATATTCCTGGACTCATTGATACTACTGTGCCTCGTCGCCTGGGGCCCAAGAGAGCTAGCAGAATCCGCAAGCTTTTCAATCTCTCAAAGGAAGATGATGTCCGCCAGTATGTTGTGAGAAAGCCCCTAAATAAAGAAGGTAAGAAACCTCGAACCAAAGCACCCAAGATACAGCGTCTTGTTACCCCACGTGTCCTCCAACACAAACGTCGGCGCATTGCTTTGAAGAAGCAGCACAcgaagaaaaacaaggaagaggCTGCAGAATATGCTAAGCTTTTGGCCAAGAGAATGAAGGAGGCCAAAGAAAAGCGCCAGGAACAGATTGCCAAGAGACGGAGGCTGTCTTCTCTAAGAGCTTCTACCTCAAAGTCTGAGTCCAGTCAAAAATga